In a genomic window of Vulpes lagopus strain Blue_001 chromosome 13, ASM1834538v1, whole genome shotgun sequence:
- the ATP6V1F gene encoding V-type proton ATPase subunit F, which produces MAGRGKLIAVIGDEDTVTGFLLGGIGELNKNRHPNFLVVEKDTTINEIEDTFRQFLNRDDIGIILINQYIAEMVRHALDAHQRSIPAVLEIPSKEHPYDATKDSILRRARGMFTAEDLR; this is translated from the exons ATGGCGGGTAGGGGGAAGCTAATTGCGGTGATCGGAGACGAAGACACCGTGACTGGCTTCCTGCTGGGCGGCATAGGGGAGCTTAACAAGAACCGCCACCCTAATTTCCTGGTGGTGGAGAAGGATACAACCATCAATGAGATCGAAGACACTTTCCG GCAATTTCTAAACCGGGATGACATCGGCATTATCCTCATCAACCAATACATCGCAGAGATGGTGCGGCATGCGCTCGACGCCCACCAGCGCTCCATTCCAGCCGTTCTGGAGATTCCGTCCAAGGAGCACCCCTATGATGCCACCAAGGACTCCATCCTGCGCAGGGCCAGGGGCATGTTCACGGCCGAGGACCTGCGCTAG
- the ATP6V1FNB gene encoding protein ATP6V1FNB, producing the protein MSRQLSMDTLRQNFWKEEYLREKMLRCEWHHKYGSMVKAKQKAKAAARLPLKLPTLHPKAPLLPPPAPKAVPSKVPSPALEAPIRSEMYPVLPATRALLYDGISHDFQGRYRYLNTRKLDMPEMRYLFPITTNFTYGWQLGPPAKQELVSCKMCRIESFFRKNGAFALLDPRDLAL; encoded by the exons ATGTCGCGCCAACTCAGCATGGATACGCTGCGGCAGAACTTCTGGAAGGAGGAATATCTGAGGGAGAAGATGTTGCGCTGTGAATGGCATCATAAGTATGGGTCGATGGTGAAGGCCAAGCAGAAGGCTAAGGCTGCAGCGCGCCTGCCCCTCAAACTGCCTACCCTGCACCCCAAAGCCCCACTCTTACCTCCACCTGCCCCCAAAGCAGTGCCTTCCAaggtccccagccctgccctggaggCTCCTATTCGGTCAGAAATGTACCCAGTCCTGCCTGCCACCCGGGCCCTGCTGTATGATGGCATCTCCCACGACTTCCAGGGGCGCTACCGCTACCTCAACACCCGAAAACTGGACATGCCAGAGATGCGTTACCTCTTCCCCATCACCACCAACTTCACATATGGCTGGCAGCTGG GACCCCCAGCGAAGCAAGAACTGGTGTCCTGTAAGATGTGCCGCATTGAATCCTTCTTCCGAAAGAATGGGGCCTTCGCCCTGCTTGACCCTCGGGACCTGGCTCTCTGA